A section of the Clostridium sp. TW13 genome encodes:
- a CDS encoding O-antigen ligase family protein, protein MRNRIKEKICSLESREFKVDSIINFIILLTIMLMPYIVYKYTYSPYIDGKAFFLYGVGILLFILALLSKQDLFMIFTEKIIIIAFGVSLIFSTIFAINPGLALMGNKNRNEGLLMFLVYILLFIMAAKYINLTNKRIDILLLVSCLMAIYSIVEFYQIDPLQVYLIGSLSYDQAMSFLGNRNFLSSYIILFIGAATLLYIFKGKIKYLIVSSILFASLLCTLTRGGWVGFVVMLLFTAIIMFKNRELRKRFLAILLSFCMIFMILDFTTDNSISSRFSSMTSDAGRLLNGDTSDLGTSRSEIWKMVIKSIEMHPIMGGGLDSLQLRLMRDVPKDNEVLIAKNNQIIDKAHNEFLELWASGGFFAFFFYVILLVVIYKNIIRNIKKPKYKAMFICLTGYLVQSLFNISVIGVAPLYWIFLGAIVKSYRSRDDKNTNNIRV, encoded by the coding sequence ATGAGAAATCGGATTAAGGAAAAGATATGTAGTTTGGAAAGTAGAGAGTTTAAAGTTGATTCAATAATAAATTTTATAATACTGCTAACCATAATGTTAATGCCGTATATTGTTTATAAATATACTTATTCTCCATATATAGATGGGAAAGCATTTTTTTTGTACGGGGTAGGAATACTATTATTCATTCTAGCATTATTATCTAAACAAGATTTATTTATGATTTTTACAGAAAAAATAATCATAATAGCTTTTGGAGTATCTTTGATTTTTTCTACTATATTTGCAATAAATCCTGGATTGGCATTAATGGGTAATAAAAATAGAAATGAAGGACTATTAATGTTTTTGGTATATATACTATTGTTTATAATGGCAGCAAAGTATATAAACTTAACCAATAAAAGAATAGATATTTTACTACTAGTTTCGTGTTTAATGGCTATATATAGTATAGTAGAATTTTATCAAATAGACCCATTGCAAGTTTACTTGATAGGTTCATTGAGTTATGATCAAGCTATGTCTTTTTTAGGAAATAGAAATTTTTTATCATCATATATAATTTTATTTATAGGTGCTGCTACATTATTATATATTTTTAAGGGTAAAATAAAATACTTGATAGTTTCATCTATCCTTTTTGCTTCTCTTTTATGCACTTTAACAAGAGGCGGATGGGTAGGATTTGTAGTGATGTTGTTATTTACTGCAATAATAATGTTTAAAAATAGAGAACTAAGAAAGCGATTTTTGGCTATTTTATTGAGCTTTTGTATGATATTTATGATACTTGATTTTACCACTGATAATAGCATAAGCAGTAGATTTAGTAGCATGACAAGTGATGCTGGTAGATTGTTAAACGGTGATACCTCTGATTTGGGTACCAGCAGGAGTGAAATTTGGAAAATGGTGATTAAGTCTATAGAAATGCATCCAATTATGGGTGGTGGTTTGGATTCTTTACAGCTTAGGCTAATGAGAGATGTGCCTAAGGATAATGAGGTCCTTATTGCTAAAAATAATCAAATTATAGATAAAGCCCATAATGAATTTTTAGAACTATGGGCTTCGGGTGGATTTTTTGCATTTTTCTTTTATGTGATTTTATTAGTTGTAATATATAAAAATATAATTAGAAATATTAAGAAACCCAAATATAAGGCAATGTTTATATGCTTAACAGGTTATTTAGTACAAAGTTTATTTAACATAAGTGTAATAGGAGTAGCTCCTTTATATTGGATTTTTCTAGGTGCCATAGTAAAAAGTTATAGAAGTAGAGACGATAAGAATACAAATAATATTAGAGTCTAA
- a CDS encoding HNH endonuclease produces MANTLYICDLCGREVSNVTEHHLIPKQLGGRKMNTATLCATCHKQIHALYTNKYLSTRLYTIDLLKNDVKIKRYLKFISNYPGDYDICIKKSKDIRRQA; encoded by the coding sequence ATGGCAAATACACTTTATATATGCGATTTATGTGGACGAGAAGTTAGTAATGTAACTGAACACCATTTGATACCAAAACAGCTTGGTGGCCGAAAAATGAATACTGCTACTCTTTGTGCAACTTGCCATAAGCAGATTCATGCATTATATACGAATAAATATTTATCCACAAGATTATATACAATTGATTTGCTTAAAAACGATGTTAAAATAAAAAGATACTTGAAATTCATCTCCAATTATCCTGGTGATTATGATATATGCATTAAAAAGTCTAAGGATATTAGAAGACAAGCTTAA
- a CDS encoding TIGR01906 family membrane protein, with translation MKNNILKYTYHTILAILGLILSVTTLLFIFLKSTIIYSIFIRYTGLSKTIQVSNDVLNLNYKVLINYLTNPINAQLTFPNFPMSNSASVHFMEVKQIFMILLALGILGAVIIFIHIAINKKKATPSKLLFLSIMPVISFIISIIILLACTIDFEDAFIIFHKILFKNNYWIFNPITDPIIDALPENFFLLAGMFIVIPLLIESLVLFFKFTLPRKRS, from the coding sequence TTGAAAAACAATATACTAAAATATACCTATCATACTATACTTGCTATTTTAGGACTAATTTTATCTGTAACAACCCTACTATTTATCTTTCTAAAAAGCACTATTATCTATAGTATATTTATACGATACACTGGTCTATCTAAAACAATACAAGTAAGTAATGATGTATTAAATTTAAATTACAAAGTTCTTATAAATTATCTTACAAATCCAATTAATGCACAGCTTACTTTTCCCAACTTCCCAATGTCAAATTCAGCTAGTGTTCACTTTATGGAAGTTAAACAAATCTTTATGATTTTATTAGCTCTAGGCATACTGGGTGCTGTAATCATTTTTATTCATATTGCCATAAATAAGAAAAAGGCAACCCCTTCAAAATTATTATTTCTTAGTATTATGCCAGTAATATCATTCATCATATCAATAATCATTTTATTGGCTTGCACTATAGATTTTGAAGATGCCTTTATCATTTTTCATAAAATACTGTTTAAAAATAATTATTGGATTTTTAATCCTATAACTGACCCTATTATAGATGCTCTACCAGAAAATTTCTTTCTATTAGCTGGAATGTTTATTGTAATTCCTCTATTGATAGAATCCTTAGTTCTATTTTTTAAATTTACATTACCACGCAAACGAAGTTAG
- the groES gene encoding co-chaperone GroES, with amino-acid sequence MKVKPLGDRVVIKRLEAEEKTKSGIVLTGTAKERPQEAEVVAVGPGAVVDGKRVEMEVKVGDKVLYSKYAGTEVKVDSEEYIILKQEDILAVVE; translated from the coding sequence ATGAAGGTTAAACCATTAGGTGACAGAGTTGTTATAAAAAGATTAGAAGCAGAGGAAAAAACAAAAAGTGGAATAGTTTTAACAGGAACTGCTAAAGAAAGACCTCAAGAGGCAGAAGTAGTTGCTGTAGGTCCTGGAGCTGTAGTAGATGGTAAGAGGGTAGAGATGGAAGTTAAAGTTGGAGATAAAGTATTATATTCCAAGTATGCTGGTACAGAAGTTAAAGTAGATAGTGAAGAGTATATAATATTGAAACAAGAAGATATTCTAGCAGTAGTAGAATAA